The Rhizobium sp. BT03 genome has a window encoding:
- a CDS encoding peptidoglycan -binding protein, whose amino-acid sequence MALARNRRRERSVDYWPGFVDALSTLLISIMFVLTVFVVGQFILSREITGRDEVLSRLNSQINELTQLLALEKGSNQDLQDSVANLQASLASAEGDRSRLQALLNAGSGGQDAAQKRIGAMTQELDEQKQVSERALSQVELLNQQIAALRSQIAAVEAALQASEEKDRVSQTKIADLGSRLNVALAARVQELNRYRSDFFGRLREILSDRENIRIVGDRFVFQSEVLFPSGSADLNPEGQTEMGKLAAALLDLAKEIPPEINWVLRVDGHTDNVPLAGTGRYRDNWELSSARAISVVKFLIGQGVPADRLVAAGFGEFQPIAPGETPDARATNRRIELKLTEK is encoded by the coding sequence ATGGCTCTTGCCCGCAACCGGCGCCGCGAACGCAGCGTGGATTATTGGCCGGGCTTCGTCGATGCGCTGTCGACGCTGCTCATCTCGATCATGTTCGTGCTGACGGTTTTCGTCGTCGGGCAATTCATCCTCAGCCGCGAAATAACAGGACGCGATGAGGTGCTCAGTCGCCTCAACAGCCAGATCAACGAGCTGACGCAGCTTCTTGCGCTCGAAAAGGGCAGCAATCAGGACCTCCAGGATTCGGTCGCCAATCTGCAGGCCTCGCTTGCCAGTGCCGAGGGCGATCGCTCGCGGCTGCAGGCGCTGCTGAATGCCGGGTCGGGCGGCCAGGACGCGGCGCAGAAGCGGATCGGCGCGATGACACAGGAGCTTGACGAGCAGAAACAGGTCAGCGAGCGGGCGCTGAGCCAGGTCGAGCTGCTGAACCAGCAGATCGCAGCGCTTCGCAGCCAGATCGCCGCCGTCGAAGCGGCGCTTCAGGCTTCGGAGGAGAAAGACCGGGTCTCGCAGACCAAGATCGCCGATCTCGGCAGCCGCCTCAACGTTGCGCTCGCCGCGCGCGTGCAGGAGCTGAACCGCTACCGCTCCGACTTCTTCGGCCGCCTGCGCGAGATCCTTTCGGACCGCGAGAATATCCGCATCGTCGGCGACCGTTTCGTCTTCCAATCGGAAGTGCTGTTTCCCTCGGGCAGCGCCGATCTCAACCCGGAGGGGCAGACCGAGATGGGCAAACTCGCCGCCGCCCTTCTCGATCTCGCCAAGGAAATTCCGCCGGAGATCAACTGGGTGCTGCGTGTCGACGGCCATACCGATAATGTGCCGCTTGCCGGGACGGGCCGCTATCGCGACAATTGGGAGCTCTCCTCGGCACGTGCGATTTCGGTCGTCAAGTTCCTGATCGGCCAGGGCGTGCCGGCCGACCGGCTCGTTGCCGCCGGCTTCGGCGAGTTCCAGCCGATCGCGCCCGGCGAAACGCCGGATGCGCGGGCCACCAACCGTCGCATCGAGCTGAAGCTGACCGAGAAATAA
- a CDS encoding class I fructose-bisphosphate aldolase, with product MSERLEDIAVQMVAGGRGLLAADESTSTIKKRFDTINLESTETSRRDYREMLFRSDEAMKKYISGVILFEETLYQKAADGTPFVEIIRAAGSIPGIKVDTGAKPMAKFPGETITEGLDGLGERLAKYYEAGARFAKWRGVIAISSSLPTRGSVRANAQALARYAALCQEAKIVPIVEPECLMDGKPGDHNIDRCAEVTEATLRIVFEELADARVSLEGMILKPNMVIDGKNARKASVAEVAERTVKVLKATVPSAVPGIAFLSGGQTTEEATAHLSAINGHNLPWLVTFSYGRALQDSALKAWNGKPENVAAGQREFTHRAEMNSLAAKGSWKKDLEKAA from the coding sequence ATGAGCGAACGACTGGAAGACATTGCTGTGCAGATGGTTGCGGGCGGCCGAGGACTGCTTGCTGCCGATGAATCGACCTCCACCATCAAGAAGCGTTTCGACACGATCAATCTCGAATCGACCGAAACCAGCCGCCGCGATTACCGCGAGATGCTCTTCCGCTCCGACGAGGCGATGAAGAAATATATCTCCGGCGTCATCCTGTTCGAAGAGACGCTCTACCAGAAGGCCGCCGACGGCACGCCTTTCGTCGAGATCATCCGCGCTGCCGGTTCCATTCCCGGCATCAAGGTCGACACCGGCGCCAAGCCGATGGCCAAATTTCCCGGCGAAACCATCACCGAAGGCCTCGACGGCCTCGGCGAACGCCTTGCCAAATATTATGAAGCCGGCGCCCGCTTTGCCAAATGGCGCGGCGTCATCGCCATCTCGTCGTCGCTGCCGACCCGCGGCTCGGTCCGCGCCAACGCTCAGGCGCTTGCCCGTTATGCCGCCCTCTGCCAGGAAGCCAAGATCGTGCCGATCGTCGAGCCGGAATGCCTGATGGACGGCAAGCCGGGCGACCACAACATCGATCGCTGCGCCGAAGTCACCGAAGCCACGCTGCGCATCGTTTTTGAAGAACTGGCCGATGCCCGCGTCAGCCTCGAAGGCATGATCCTGAAGCCGAACATGGTCATCGACGGCAAGAACGCCCGCAAGGCCTCGGTCGCCGAAGTCGCCGAGCGCACGGTCAAGGTGCTGAAGGCGACCGTTCCGTCCGCGGTTCCCGGCATCGCCTTCCTTTCCGGCGGCCAGACCACCGAAGAAGCAACCGCCCATCTTTCCGCAATCAATGGCCACAACCTTCCCTGGCTCGTCACCTTCTCGTACGGCCGCGCCCTGCAGGACAGCGCGCTCAAGGCCTGGAACGGCAAGCCTGAGAACGTCGCCGCCGGCCAGCGCGAATTCACCCACCGCGCCGAGATGAACAGCCTCGCCGCCAAGGGCAGCTGGAAGAAGGACCTGGAAAAGGCGGCCTGA
- a CDS encoding ABC transporter transmembrane domain-containing protein, translated as MAEQARAEENKRRSLRPLGRLTPYVMRYRGLVAGALTSLALAAITSLALPLAVRRMIDHGFTQSDGRFINSYFAMLMIMAVVLAVASALRYYFVITIGERIVADLRRDVFSHVTRLSPSFFDVNQSGEIVSRLTADTTQIKSAVGATASVALRNLILCIGAMGMMIVTSPKLSSLVIGAIPLIVFPLVAFGRSVRKRSRAAQDTLADASAFANETIAATRTVQAFNGEDAAATRYGTAVESAYEAARAAIRSRALLTGIAITLIFGSVVAVLWVGAHSVLAGTLSAGTLGQFLLYAVISAGSLGALSEVWGELSQAAGAADRLTELLDEISPISAPASPQALPSPSLGRVEFSGVHFAYPSRPGKSALHGLSFTIAPGETVAIVGPSGAGKSTVFSLLLRFYDPQQGSVKIDGVDAQLTTPDELRRRIAIVPQDVTIFAASIHDNIAFGRPGASRDEIRAAALAAQADEFITRLDQGYETEVGERGITLSGGQRQRIAIARAILKNAPVLLLDEATSALDAESETLVQKALDGLVDGRTTLVIAHRLATVLKADRILVMDQGRVVEEGTHQSLIRHGGIYARLARLQFDAANEDVLAGAK; from the coding sequence TTGGCAGAGCAGGCACGGGCTGAGGAAAACAAAAGGCGGTCGCTACGGCCGCTCGGCAGGCTGACGCCCTACGTCATGCGTTATCGCGGCCTGGTGGCCGGTGCGCTGACGTCGCTGGCGCTTGCCGCCATCACCTCGCTGGCGCTGCCGCTCGCCGTGCGTCGCATGATCGATCACGGCTTCACCCAGTCCGACGGCCGCTTCATCAACAGCTACTTCGCCATGCTGATGATCATGGCCGTCGTTCTCGCGGTCGCAAGCGCGTTGCGCTATTATTTCGTCATCACCATCGGCGAGCGCATTGTCGCCGATCTTCGCCGCGACGTCTTTTCCCATGTGACGCGGCTGTCGCCCTCCTTCTTCGACGTCAACCAGTCCGGCGAGATCGTCTCGCGCCTGACCGCCGATACGACGCAGATCAAATCCGCCGTCGGCGCCACGGCCTCGGTGGCGCTCAGAAACCTCATCCTCTGTATCGGCGCGATGGGTATGATGATCGTCACCTCGCCGAAGCTTTCGAGCCTCGTCATCGGGGCGATCCCGCTGATCGTCTTCCCGCTCGTCGCTTTCGGCCGCTCCGTGCGCAAGCGCTCCCGCGCCGCCCAGGATACGCTCGCCGATGCCTCCGCCTTCGCCAACGAGACGATCGCCGCGACCCGCACCGTCCAGGCATTCAACGGCGAGGATGCGGCAGCGACGCGCTACGGCACCGCCGTCGAATCCGCCTATGAGGCGGCCCGCGCCGCCATCCGCTCGCGCGCGCTGCTCACCGGGATCGCCATCACGCTGATCTTCGGCAGCGTCGTCGCCGTGCTCTGGGTCGGCGCCCACAGCGTCCTTGCCGGCACGCTTTCGGCCGGCACGCTCGGCCAGTTCCTGCTCTACGCCGTCATCTCCGCCGGTTCGCTGGGCGCGCTGTCGGAGGTCTGGGGCGAACTCTCGCAGGCAGCCGGTGCCGCCGACCGGCTGACCGAGCTTCTCGACGAAATCTCGCCGATATCAGCCCCCGCCAGTCCGCAGGCCCTTCCGTCGCCCAGCCTTGGCCGCGTCGAATTTTCCGGCGTGCATTTTGCCTATCCCTCGCGCCCCGGCAAATCGGCGCTGCATGGCTTGAGCTTCACCATTGCGCCAGGCGAGACCGTTGCTATCGTCGGCCCCTCCGGCGCCGGCAAGAGCACCGTCTTTTCGCTGCTGCTGCGCTTTTACGATCCGCAGCAGGGCAGCGTGAAGATCGATGGCGTCGACGCGCAGCTGACGACGCCCGACGAATTGCGCCGGCGCATTGCCATCGTGCCCCAGGATGTCACCATCTTTGCCGCCTCGATTCATGACAACATCGCCTTCGGCCGTCCCGGAGCCTCGCGTGACGAGATTCGCGCCGCAGCCCTTGCGGCCCAGGCCGATGAATTCATCACGCGGCTGGATCAGGGTTATGAGACCGAGGTCGGCGAACGCGGCATTACCCTCTCCGGCGGCCAGCGCCAGCGCATCGCCATCGCGCGCGCCATCCTGAAGAACGCGCCCGTGCTGCTGCTCGACGAGGCGACGTCGGCGCTCGACGCCGAAAGCGAGACGCTGGTGCAGAAGGCGCTCGACGGCCTTGTCGACGGCCGCACGACGCTCGTTATCGCCCATCGCCTGGCAACGGTGTTGAAGGCCGACCGCATCCTCGTCATGGATCAGGGCCGCGTCGTCGAGGAGGGCACCCATCAGAGCCTGATCCGCCACGGCGGCATCTATGCGCGGCTGGCGCGGCTGCAATTCGACGCCGCCAACGAAGACGTGCTCGCTGGCGCGAAATAG
- a CDS encoding DUF1192 domain-containing protein, which yields MSFIDDDRPQKKTAHEIGADLSMLSVDELKARVDLLKAEIARLEAEAARKASGRQAAEGFFRS from the coding sequence ATGAGCTTCATCGATGACGACCGGCCGCAGAAGAAGACCGCCCACGAGATCGGCGCCGATCTCTCCATGCTTTCGGTCGACGAGCTGAAGGCGCGGGTGGATTTGCTGAAGGCGGAGATCGCCCGCCTCGAAGCCGAGGCCGCCCGCAAGGCCTCCGGGCGGCAGGCGGCGGAAGGCTTCTTCCGCTCGTGA
- the rpmE gene encoding 50S ribosomal protein L31, whose protein sequence is MKAGIHPDYHMIKVVMTDGTEYETRSTWGSEGAVMNLEIDSKSHPAWTGGNQQLMDRGGRVSKFNKRFGGLGL, encoded by the coding sequence ATGAAGGCAGGCATCCATCCCGACTATCACATGATCAAGGTGGTCATGACCGATGGCACCGAATACGAAACCCGCTCGACCTGGGGTTCGGAAGGCGCCGTCATGAACCTCGAAATCGATTCCAAGTCGCACCCGGCCTGGACCGGCGGCAACCAGCAGCTCATGGACCGCGGCGGCCGCGTTTCCAAGTTCAACAAGCGTTTCGGCGGCCTCGGCCTCTAA
- a CDS encoding MFS transporter, protein MKRNLLSVAALLFGTLFLFMGNGLQGILLPVRGNLEGYATTTLGLLGTSWAGGFVIGCLVAPKLVRRVGHVRAFSGFISIIAIIALVSGIIIDPIWWVVLRAVTGFSTAGTSMIIESWLNERASNESRGAIFSLYIGITLLGVVGGQMMIPLEDVRTPVLFMICGIFYCIAMLPTTLSTAASPQPLKAVRLDLPALYRNSPVSCLGILLVGIANGAYGTLGAVFGAGAGLSDTSIAVMMSATIFAGAMMQLPAGRLSDRIDRRYVLAAMSGIAAVAGLLIFMLHPTSPALLIGLVVLYGAVANTLYPIAVAHANDFAASEDFVKVSGGLLLLYGIGTVIGPTIGGPVMSVITPHALFLVTAIAHVLITVYAIIRSRIRAAVPASDRDAYTTIPTGTSPMLTPQSMSLADRGSGKPAETGKPSEAGKSPESSDPAVKFG, encoded by the coding sequence ATGAAGAGAAACCTTCTGTCCGTCGCCGCGCTGCTTTTTGGCACGCTCTTCCTTTTCATGGGCAACGGCCTGCAGGGCATCCTGCTTCCCGTGCGCGGCAATCTCGAAGGCTACGCCACCACGACGCTTGGCCTGCTCGGCACCTCATGGGCTGGGGGCTTCGTCATCGGCTGCCTGGTGGCGCCGAAGCTGGTGCGCCGCGTCGGCCATGTGCGCGCCTTCTCGGGCTTCATCTCGATCATCGCCATCATCGCCCTGGTCAGCGGCATCATCATCGATCCGATCTGGTGGGTGGTCCTGCGCGCCGTCACCGGCTTCTCGACCGCCGGCACCTCGATGATCATCGAAAGCTGGCTGAACGAGCGGGCCAGCAACGAGAGCCGCGGCGCGATCTTCTCGCTCTATATCGGCATCACGCTGCTCGGCGTCGTCGGCGGCCAGATGATGATCCCGCTCGAGGATGTGCGCACGCCGGTGCTGTTCATGATCTGCGGCATCTTCTATTGCATCGCCATGCTGCCGACGACGCTTTCGACCGCCGCTTCGCCGCAGCCGCTGAAGGCGGTACGCCTCGACCTGCCGGCGCTCTATCGCAATTCGCCGGTCTCCTGCCTCGGCATCCTGCTCGTCGGCATCGCCAACGGCGCCTATGGCACGCTCGGCGCCGTGTTCGGCGCCGGTGCCGGCCTCTCCGATACCAGCATCGCCGTCATGATGAGCGCCACCATCTTCGCCGGTGCCATGATGCAGCTGCCGGCCGGCCGGCTTTCCGATCGCATCGACCGGCGCTATGTGCTCGCCGCCATGTCCGGGATCGCCGCCGTTGCCGGCTTGCTGATCTTCATGCTCCACCCGACATCACCAGCCTTGCTGATCGGGCTCGTCGTCCTTTACGGCGCGGTGGCCAATACGCTCTATCCGATCGCCGTCGCCCACGCGAACGACTTCGCGGCATCGGAGGATTTCGTCAAGGTCTCCGGCGGCCTGCTACTGCTCTACGGCATCGGCACGGTGATCGGCCCGACGATCGGCGGCCCCGTCATGTCGGTGATCACCCCGCATGCGCTTTTCCTCGTCACCGCCATCGCCCACGTGCTGATCACCGTTTACGCCATCATCCGAAGCCGCATCCGCGCCGCCGTCCCGGCCAGCGACCGCGACGCTTACACGACGATCCCGACCGGCACCTCGCCGATGCTGACACCGCAAAGCATGTCGCTTGCCGATCGCGGCAGCGGCAAACCTGCAGAAACCGGCAAACCTTCTGAAGCGGGGAAGTCTCCCGAAAGCAGCGATCCTGCTGTAAAGTTCGGCTAA
- a CDS encoding PhzF family phenazine biosynthesis protein — MDTLSYVTVDVFTSTRFEGNPLAVISDARGLSDAEMQRIATEFNYSEVTFVLPPENPENSARVRIFTPTMEIPFAGHPNVGTAYVLGQQAEIFGKPVGEKLRFEEKAGIVEVDLKRSGGKIAATAIRAPQPLAIGDAIAEETIARCVSLEPGAIVKTTHAPVFASVGLNFAVAEVGGLEALAAARPNLAGFQAAAGRQTTSGHDFSLFVYARTSENPWHLRARMFAPLDNVPEDPATGSASAALGAYLVSLAPEADMNARITIEQGVEMGRRSVIALDVVKSKGIVTDVVISGSCVFVMRGEIILQD, encoded by the coding sequence ATGGACACCCTCTCCTACGTCACCGTCGATGTCTTCACCTCCACCCGTTTCGAGGGCAATCCGCTTGCCGTCATCTCCGATGCGCGGGGCCTGAGCGATGCGGAGATGCAGAGGATCGCCACCGAGTTCAACTATTCCGAAGTCACCTTCGTCCTGCCGCCGGAAAATCCTGAGAATTCCGCCCGCGTGCGCATCTTCACCCCGACGATGGAAATTCCCTTCGCCGGCCATCCGAATGTCGGCACCGCCTATGTGCTCGGCCAGCAGGCGGAGATCTTCGGCAAGCCGGTCGGCGAGAAATTGCGTTTCGAGGAAAAGGCCGGCATCGTCGAAGTCGACCTGAAACGCAGCGGCGGAAAGATCGCGGCCACCGCCATCCGCGCGCCGCAGCCGCTGGCGATCGGCGATGCCATTGCCGAAGAAACCATCGCCCGTTGCGTCTCGCTCGAGCCCGGCGCCATCGTCAAGACCACCCACGCCCCGGTCTTTGCCTCGGTCGGCCTGAACTTCGCCGTGGCCGAAGTGGGCGGGCTTGAAGCGCTGGCCGCCGCCCGCCCGAACCTTGCCGGTTTCCAGGCGGCTGCCGGCCGCCAGACGACGAGCGGCCATGACTTCTCGCTCTTCGTCTATGCCAGAACATCTGAAAATCCGTGGCATCTTCGCGCCCGCATGTTCGCACCGCTCGACAACGTGCCCGAAGACCCGGCAACCGGCAGCGCTTCAGCCGCCCTCGGTGCCTATCTCGTCTCGCTTGCGCCGGAGGCCGATATGAACGCCCGCATCACCATCGAACAGGGCGTCGAGATGGGCCGCCGCAGCGTCATCGCCCTTGATGTCGTGAAATCCAAGGGCATCGTCACCGATGTCGTCATCTCGGGAAGCTGCGTCTTCGTCATGCGCGGAGAAATTATTCTGCAGGACTGA
- a CDS encoding RNA polymerase sigma factor — MPPDAGRAAEKVARRSYGKLIAFLAARSRDVPAAEDALSEALASALRIWPERGVPGNPEAWLLVAARRNLMQAARRRTVETNAQTTIMVAFEEAEERMNAAGNAVFPDERLKLLFACTHPAIDSSVHTALMLQTVLGIEARTIARAFVVSPEAMSQRLVRAKAKIRDAGIPFAVPPRPALPERLAAVLSAIYAAYGLGWDGLDGEEERHSLAGEAIWLGRALLAVLPDEPEAIGLLSLMLHCEARRNARRDCDGRYVPLDEQNTAAWNAMMIAEADALLRKAGGFDRFGPFQCQAAIQSVHAARRLSGATDWQALTTLYAALVTIKPTLGAHVAQAAVLGRALSAAAGLERLDRLDPREVAAYQPYWAVRAFLLARAGDDAAAVDAYMTAIGLSDSPAVRDFLADRLKEARQATPG, encoded by the coding sequence ATGCCGCCCGATGCCGGACGCGCCGCCGAAAAGGTGGCGCGTCGGTCCTACGGCAAGCTGATCGCCTTCCTCGCCGCTCGCTCGCGTGACGTGCCGGCGGCGGAGGACGCATTGTCGGAAGCGCTGGCTTCGGCCCTTCGCATCTGGCCGGAGCGCGGCGTTCCCGGCAACCCGGAAGCCTGGCTGCTGGTGGCCGCACGCCGCAACCTCATGCAGGCCGCCCGCCGCCGCACCGTCGAGACCAATGCGCAGACGACGATAATGGTGGCCTTCGAGGAAGCGGAGGAACGCATGAACGCGGCCGGCAACGCCGTCTTTCCCGATGAGCGGCTGAAGCTGCTGTTTGCCTGTACCCATCCCGCCATCGACAGCTCCGTACATACGGCGCTGATGCTGCAGACCGTTCTCGGCATCGAGGCGAGAACCATCGCACGGGCCTTCGTCGTTTCGCCTGAAGCGATGAGCCAGCGGCTGGTGCGGGCCAAGGCGAAGATCCGCGATGCCGGCATTCCCTTCGCCGTCCCGCCTCGTCCCGCTCTGCCGGAGCGGCTCGCCGCCGTGCTTTCGGCGATCTACGCCGCCTATGGGCTCGGATGGGACGGTCTCGACGGCGAGGAGGAACGCCATTCGCTTGCCGGCGAGGCGATCTGGCTCGGCCGCGCGCTGCTGGCGGTGCTGCCGGACGAACCGGAAGCGATCGGCCTGCTGTCGCTGATGCTTCACTGCGAGGCCCGCCGCAACGCCCGGCGCGACTGTGACGGCCGCTATGTGCCGCTGGACGAACAGAATACGGCGGCTTGGAACGCGATGATGATCGCCGAGGCGGATGCGCTGCTGCGCAAGGCCGGAGGTTTCGATCGCTTCGGTCCCTTTCAGTGCCAGGCTGCGATCCAGTCCGTGCATGCGGCGCGCCGGCTTTCGGGAGCGACCGACTGGCAGGCGCTGACGACACTCTACGCGGCGCTGGTGACGATAAAACCCACGCTCGGCGCACATGTCGCCCAGGCTGCGGTACTCGGCAGGGCCTTGAGCGCTGCCGCCGGCCTGGAGCGGCTCGACAGGCTCGATCCGCGCGAGGTTGCGGCCTATCAGCCCTATTGGGCCGTGCGCGCCTTTCTTCTGGCACGAGCCGGTGACGATGCCGCAGCAGTCGACGCCTACATGACGGCGATCGGCCTCAGCGACAGCCCCGCCGTGCGCGATTTTCTCGCCGACCGGCTGAAAGAGGCGCGGCAAGCCACGCCGGGCTGA
- a CDS encoding tripartite tricarboxylate transporter substrate binding protein, with the protein MAPFDMTRRAGLALGFGVLAAFASGTSAAAADFPDHAITMVVPFAAGGSTDVVARIVAQKMSEDLGQQVIVQNVAGAGGNLGAGNVARAEPDGYTILMGTVATHALNPLILKSTPYDPEKDFAPVSLLVVVPNVLVVNPELPAKTVPELIALLKAEPEKYSYASSGNGTPLHLSGELFKSMAGVSMQHIPYKGAGPALNDVIGNQVPIMFDNLPSSSSHIKAGTLRALAVTTAKRASSFPNVPTVAESGIPGYETYTWNALFAPAKTPNEVVMRLNASANKALKDPAVAERMKEFSATIVGSTPDELAAHVKAELAKWGPVVKGANIQME; encoded by the coding sequence ATGGCGCCTTTCGATATGACGCGACGCGCGGGCCTTGCGCTCGGTTTCGGTGTGCTTGCGGCCTTTGCATCAGGCACGTCTGCCGCTGCTGCGGATTTTCCCGATCATGCGATCACCATGGTCGTGCCCTTCGCGGCCGGCGGCTCGACCGATGTCGTTGCCCGCATCGTCGCCCAGAAAATGTCGGAGGATCTCGGCCAGCAGGTGATCGTCCAGAACGTCGCCGGCGCCGGCGGCAATCTCGGCGCCGGTAACGTCGCCCGCGCCGAACCTGACGGCTACACCATTCTGATGGGCACGGTCGCAACCCACGCGCTCAATCCGCTGATCCTCAAATCGACCCCCTATGATCCCGAGAAGGACTTCGCGCCGGTCTCGCTGCTCGTCGTCGTGCCGAACGTGCTGGTCGTCAATCCGGAATTGCCGGCAAAGACCGTGCCGGAGCTGATCGCGCTGCTGAAGGCCGAGCCCGAAAAATACAGCTATGCCTCGTCGGGCAACGGCACGCCGCTGCATCTGTCCGGCGAATTGTTCAAGTCCATGGCGGGCGTCAGCATGCAGCATATTCCCTATAAGGGTGCCGGCCCGGCCTTGAACGACGTCATCGGCAATCAGGTGCCCATCATGTTCGACAACCTGCCCTCGTCATCGAGCCACATCAAGGCCGGCACCTTGCGGGCGTTGGCAGTGACCACGGCCAAGCGCGCGTCCTCCTTCCCCAATGTGCCGACGGTCGCAGAGTCAGGCATACCGGGCTATGAAACCTATACCTGGAATGCGCTTTTCGCCCCGGCCAAGACGCCGAACGAGGTGGTGATGCGTCTCAACGCCTCGGCCAACAAGGCGCTCAAAGACCCCGCCGTTGCCGAGCGGATGAAGGAATTCAGCGCCACCATCGTCGGCTCGACGCCGGATGAACTCGCCGCCCATGTGAAGGCCGAGCTCGCCAAATGGGGACCGGTGGTCAAGGGCGCGAACATCCAGATGGAGTGA
- a CDS encoding YciI family protein, which translates to MQYALIIREAAEDFANRSDPAYRDGWVAYSKALAQAGIMTGGAGLTAPETGTVVRRRGEEHDVQDGPYPEGKEQLGGFYLIDVPDIDTALEWATRVPISDKGSVEVRPRLQM; encoded by the coding sequence ATGCAATATGCTCTCATCATTCGTGAAGCCGCCGAGGACTTCGCCAACCGCAGCGATCCCGCCTATCGCGACGGCTGGGTCGCCTACAGCAAGGCGCTTGCCCAGGCGGGGATCATGACCGGCGGCGCCGGGTTGACGGCGCCGGAGACCGGCACGGTCGTGCGCCGCAGAGGCGAGGAGCACGACGTTCAGGATGGCCCTTATCCGGAAGGCAAGGAACAGCTCGGCGGCTTCTATCTGATCGACGTTCCCGACATCGACACCGCGCTGGAATGGGCGACCCGCGTGCCGATCTCCGACAAGGGGTCGGTCGAGGTGCGTCCGCGCCTGCAGATGTGA
- a CDS encoding DUF1465 family protein, translating to MSEVGLNTISFAGRAAASSQFKALYAEGMSLVEETAAYLDGQGRAASKVLPRMASVLYAAESMRLTTRLMQMASWLLLQRAVNNGEMSRDQVLAEKNKVRLDGFNVDRAAPGWGDLPESFRDLVERSLRLQNRIALLDREIYRPSEAVIVHDNQNSVQAQLSLLQTAFGNN from the coding sequence ATGTCGGAAGTTGGATTGAACACGATCAGTTTTGCAGGCCGCGCTGCTGCATCCTCGCAGTTCAAGGCACTTTATGCGGAAGGCATGTCGCTGGTCGAAGAGACCGCCGCCTATCTCGACGGCCAGGGCCGCGCCGCCTCCAAGGTTCTGCCGCGGATGGCCTCGGTTCTCTACGCCGCGGAATCGATGCGTCTCACCACCCGTCTCATGCAGATGGCCTCCTGGCTGCTGCTGCAGCGCGCCGTCAATAACGGCGAAATGTCCCGTGACCAGGTGCTGGCCGAGAAGAACAAGGTTCGCCTCGACGGCTTCAACGTCGACCGCGCCGCGCCCGGCTGGGGCGACCTGCCGGAATCCTTCCGCGACCTCGTCGAGCGCTCGCTCCGTCTGCAGAACCGCATTGCCCTGCTCGACCGCGAGATATATCGCCCGTCCGAAGCCGTGATCGTTCACGATAATCAGAACAGCGTCCAGGCCCAGCTTTCGCTGCTGCAGACTGCCTTCGGCAACAACTGA
- a CDS encoding YegP family protein — MYKFEVYKDKSGEFRFRFKASNGETMFLSEGYKAKASAMSAIESIKKNTPGADVVDQTKAEA, encoded by the coding sequence ATGTATAAATTCGAAGTTTATAAGGATAAATCAGGCGAGTTCCGCTTCCGCTTCAAGGCATCGAACGGCGAAACCATGTTCCTTTCCGAAGGCTACAAGGCGAAGGCGTCCGCCATGAGTGCCATCGAATCGATCAAGAAGAACACGCCGGGCGCCGACGTCGTCGACCAGACGAAGGCTGAAGCCTGA